In one Myxocyprinus asiaticus isolate MX2 ecotype Aquarium Trade chromosome 1, UBuf_Myxa_2, whole genome shotgun sequence genomic region, the following are encoded:
- the LOC127447058 gene encoding P2Y purinoceptor 3-like isoform X1 — MTTSVPTVLFESGDGADTELSSSQNSSITGPCNIDESYKYIFLPICYSFTFVFSITLNSVVLYLSFRHTRRWNASLIYMVNLATTDFMYGLSLPFLVASYVMRDDWVFGDFMCRLVRFLFYFNLYCSIFFLTCISVHRYLGICHPMKTITLETKRAVKGTCVLVWIAVFALTCPIFRFAQTQYLPRGGHQGVLGAVVNGKGMNPREEVFNNCWDDAIDREFHDYIPYGITLHFLGFFVPFSIIAWCYSRVVLTIFRTLNSQPHPQGVRSGTGRESVAGIAGEGMSIIMGARSPYVNRRRKSIKTIITITLLFALCFFPFHVTRTIFLLLKVTSNVQCHTMRMVSICYKITRPLASFNAWLNALLYFLTKEKNGQCCQKPEHAQHGLLWPLRMLGKGEEEENEAEDVGNHKDNGPKGENSTYRGLP, encoded by the coding sequence ATGACGACAAGTGTACCTACTGTTTTATTTGAAAGTGGAGACGGGGCAGACACCGAACTTTCTTCCTCACAAAATTCTTCTATCACTGGCCCTTGCAATATTGATGAGTCCTACAAGTATATCTTCCTACCCATTTGCTACTCCTTTACCTTTGTCTTCAGCATCACCCTTAATTCTGTGGTTCTATACCTTTCCTTTCGACACACAAGACGCTGGAATGCATCCCTGATCTACATGGTGAACCTGGCTACAACAGACTTCATGTATGGTTTATCCTTGCCCTTCCTGGTGGCCAGTTATGTCATGCGTGACGACTGGGTGTTTGGAGACTTCATGTGCCGCCTGGTGCGCTTCTTATTCTACTTCAACCTCTACTGCAGCATCTTCTTCCTCACTTGTATCTCAGTGCATCGCTACCTGGGCATCTGTCACCCTATGAAGACCATTACATTGGAGACGAAACGAGCAGTGAAGGGGACTTGTGTTTTGGTATGGATTGCTGTTTTTGCACTAACATGTCCAATTTTCCGTTTTGCACAGACTCAGTATCTTCCACGTGGAGGGCATCAAGGGGTTTTGGGGGCAGTTGTGAATGGTAAAGGCATGAATCCAAGGGAGGAGGTGTTCAATAATTGCTGGGATGATGCAATTGATAGGGAGTTCCATGATTATATTCCTTATGGGATCACACTTCATTTCTTGGGTTTTTTTGTGCCATTTAGCATCATTGCCTGGTGCTACTCGCGTGTAGTGTTAACAATATTTCGGACACTGAACTCTCAACCCCATCCTCAAGGAGTCAGAAGTGGGACAGGCCGTGAAAGTGTGGCTGGTATAGCTGGAGAGGGCATGTCTATCATCATGGGGGCCCGTTCACCTTACGTGAACAGGCGTCGCAAGTCCATCAAAACCATAATCACTATCACTTTACTTTTTGCCCTTTGCTTCTTCCCCTTCCACGTCACACGCACCATTTTCTTGTTGCTGAAAGTTACAAGTAATGTGCAGTGTCATACCATGCGCATGGTCTCCATCTGTTATAAAATTACTCGGCCTCTGGCCTCCTTCAATGCTTGGCTAAATGCACTGCTCTATTTCCTTACTAAAGAGAAAAATGGGCAATGTTGTCAAAAACCTGAACATGCCCAGCATGGACTCCTATGGCCACTGAGAATGCTGGGAaaaggagaggaagaggagaatgAAGCTGAGGATGTGGGGAACCACAAGGACAATGGCCCCAAAGGGGAAAACAGTACATACAGAGGTCTACCTTAA
- the LOC127447103 gene encoding ribonuclease kappa-A has product MASLLFCGPKLAACGLVLSIWGVIMLAVLGIFFTTHSAVLIEDVPFTEEDMHNLETPLQSIYKLYNQVGYNCFIAAAIYVLIGFLSFCQVRLNKRKEFLVH; this is encoded by the exons ATGGCTTCTTTACTTTTTTGCGGTCCTAAACTGGCAGCATGTGGACTGGTCTTGAGCATTTGGGGTGTGATTATGCTG GCAGTGCTGGGGATTTTCTTCACCACACATTCAGCCGTGCTCATAGAAGATGTGCCTTTTACAGAGGAAGACATGCATAACTT GGAGACGCCACTGCAGAGCATTTATAAACTGTACAACCAAGTTGGATACAATTGCTTCATTGCAGCAGCGATCTATGTGTTAATAGGATTCTTGTCATTTTGTCAGGTTCGCCTCAACAAACGCAAGGAATTTCTGGTGCATTAG
- the LOC127447058 gene encoding schwannomin-interacting protein 1-like isoform X2 — translation MDGEKEKEREKGDEKESDETEEDKEGAALIWQERYPEDDLGLPIMHWEDLSLRIAELEKQQEQRRQKEKDLDSLTVGWPEIRGLRSHRETYEDTEDDCNSRLTALTSRVQSQMNLQLCFINNSESEEEEEEIEAKKEVAQKSSKSGSRQRTEKQQGSNSTSTKKAKSGGFKNDVRAALSLLRHKLRLEQKQTIPPSEAVREREHYERSDLKNLSLKELKALRTSLSKDIHDFSSELVGRLLTRDQLRTEQDALLLEVQDMTSL, via the exons ATGGATGGAGAGAAGGAAAAAGAGCGGGAGAAAGGAGATGAGAAAGAGAGTGATGAAACAGAGGAGGACAAAGAAGGGGCAGCCTTGATTTGGCAAGAGAGATACCCTGAAGATGACCTGGGCTTACCAATCATGCACTGGGAGGATCTGAGCCTTCGTATTGCTGAACTTGAGAAGCAACAAGAGCAACGAAGACAGAAGGAAAAG GACTTGGACAGCCTGACGGTAGGTTGGCCAGAAATCAGAGGGCTGAGGAGTCACAGGGAAACTTATGAAGACACGGAGGATGATTGCAACAGTCGTCTGACTGCTCTAACATCAAG GGTCCAGAGCCAAATGAATCTACAACTCTGTTTCATCAACAACAGTGAAagtgaggaggaagaggaggaaataGAGGCAAAGAAAGAG GTAGCACAGAAGTCCAGTAAGAGTGGTAGCAGGCAAAGGACAGAGAAGCAGCAAGGTTCAAACTCGACATCAACTAAGAAAGCCAAATCAGGAGGGTTCAAGAATGACGTCAGAGCTGCACTCAGTCTACTCAGACACAAGTTGAGATTGGAGCAAAAACAG ACAATACCTCCTAGTGAGGCTGTCAGAGAAAGGGAGCATTATGAGCGAAGTGACTTGAAGAATTTGAGCTTGAAGGAGTTGAAAGCATTGAGGACCTCACTAAGCAAAGACATTCATG acTTCAGTTCAGAGTTGGTGGGTCGACTTCTCACAAGGGACCAGTTGAGGACAGAGCAGGATGCTCTGCTACTGGAGGTACAAGATATGACATCACTTTGA
- the LOC127447058 gene encoding schwannomin-interacting protein 1-like isoform X3, translating into MDGEKEKEREKGDEKESDETEEDKEGAALIWQERYPEDDLGLPIMHWEDLSLRIAELEKQQEQRRQKEKDLDSLTVGWPEIRGLRSHRETYEDTEDDCNSRLTALTSRVQSQMNLQLCFINNSESEEEEEEIEAKKEVAQKSSKSGSRQRTEKQQGSNSTSTKKAKSGGFKNDVRAALSLLRHKLRLEQKQTIPPSEAVREREHYERSDLKNLSLKELKALRTSLSKDIHDFSSELVGRLLTRDQLRTEQDALLLEMLN; encoded by the exons ATGGATGGAGAGAAGGAAAAAGAGCGGGAGAAAGGAGATGAGAAAGAGAGTGATGAAACAGAGGAGGACAAAGAAGGGGCAGCCTTGATTTGGCAAGAGAGATACCCTGAAGATGACCTGGGCTTACCAATCATGCACTGGGAGGATCTGAGCCTTCGTATTGCTGAACTTGAGAAGCAACAAGAGCAACGAAGACAGAAGGAAAAG GACTTGGACAGCCTGACGGTAGGTTGGCCAGAAATCAGAGGGCTGAGGAGTCACAGGGAAACTTATGAAGACACGGAGGATGATTGCAACAGTCGTCTGACTGCTCTAACATCAAG GGTCCAGAGCCAAATGAATCTACAACTCTGTTTCATCAACAACAGTGAAagtgaggaggaagaggaggaaataGAGGCAAAGAAAGAG GTAGCACAGAAGTCCAGTAAGAGTGGTAGCAGGCAAAGGACAGAGAAGCAGCAAGGTTCAAACTCGACATCAACTAAGAAAGCCAAATCAGGAGGGTTCAAGAATGACGTCAGAGCTGCACTCAGTCTACTCAGACACAAGTTGAGATTGGAGCAAAAACAG ACAATACCTCCTAGTGAGGCTGTCAGAGAAAGGGAGCATTATGAGCGAAGTGACTTGAAGAATTTGAGCTTGAAGGAGTTGAAAGCATTGAGGACCTCACTAAGCAAAGACATTCATG acTTCAGTTCAGAGTTGGTGGGTCGACTTCTCACAAGGGACCAGTTGAGGACAGAGCAGGATGCTCTGCTACTGGAG ATGTTAAACTAG